In one Caloranaerobacter sp. TR13 genomic region, the following are encoded:
- the ppsA gene encoding phosphoenolpyruvate synthase, with translation MKAYKYIKWFREVGKKDLSIVGGKGANLGELTRNGINVPPGFCIISDAYNHFIEYYSLKQKIKDLINDLDIENSSELYERSSKIREYIERYGIPENIKTEIVDAYNEIIDKLKIKDLHVAIRSSATAEDLPEASFAGQQDTYLEIKGIEEILTHIKKCWSSLWTARAIYYREKQGFDHFEVALSVVVQKMVNSIKSGVLFTANPVTNDINEIMINASWGLGEAVVSGIVTPDEYIIDKNTLQIKDKNIAEKNVMIVRKDNGVGTVEIGVKDFLGYDKAISQCLSDDEIKLLSEKGIMIEKLYNSPQDIEWAFDNDTKELYILQARPITTLKDSKDTTEVKTNLNVLVKGLSASPGISSGKVIKIKDINEISRVREGDILVTVMTNPDMVPAMRKAAAVVTDEGGRTCHAAIVSRELGIPCIVGAKKATEVLEEGMIVTVDATRGVVYEGKVLGTDDENKNKKTEGISLSEEILYKLAPITGTKIYMNLGEPSIISKYKNLPFDGIGLMRTEFIFSNLVGAHPMYLLKNGMEDYFIEKMAEGITLVAQEVYPKPIVVRLSDFRTNEFRGLKGGEEVEPIENNPMIGWRGVSRYISSEYEKGFRLECKALRKVREEYGLINVWAMLPFVRTTWELQKVMEIMASEGLERTNNFKIWIMAEVPSVIFEAEEFAKLVDGFSIGSNDLTQLILGADRDSGILNSMGYFDERNPAVKKAIKTLIEAAHKYGKTVSICGQAPSLYPEFAEFLVKEGIDSISVNPDVVDYTRRLVAHVEQKIILNKIRKL, from the coding sequence ATGAAAGCATACAAATATATAAAATGGTTTAGAGAAGTGGGTAAAAAGGATTTATCTATAGTTGGCGGTAAAGGAGCAAACCTTGGAGAATTAACTAGAAACGGAATTAATGTTCCACCAGGTTTTTGCATAATTTCAGATGCATATAATCATTTTATTGAGTATTATAGTCTTAAACAAAAAATAAAAGATTTAATAAATGACTTAGATATAGAAAATTCTTCTGAATTATATGAAAGAAGTTCTAAAATAAGAGAATATATTGAAAGATATGGTATACCTGAAAATATTAAAACTGAAATAGTAGATGCATACAATGAGATTATTGATAAGCTTAAGATAAAAGATTTGCATGTTGCTATTCGGAGTTCCGCTACTGCTGAAGATTTGCCTGAAGCTTCATTTGCAGGCCAACAGGACACTTATTTAGAAATAAAAGGAATAGAAGAAATATTAACTCACATTAAAAAATGCTGGTCTTCACTTTGGACTGCACGTGCTATTTATTATAGAGAAAAACAAGGATTTGATCATTTTGAAGTTGCATTAAGTGTAGTTGTGCAAAAAATGGTAAATAGTATAAAATCCGGAGTTTTATTTACTGCAAATCCTGTAACTAATGATATTAATGAAATAATGATAAATGCAAGCTGGGGGCTTGGTGAGGCTGTAGTTTCTGGAATAGTTACACCAGATGAATATATTATTGATAAAAATACATTACAGATTAAAGATAAGAATATTGCAGAGAAAAACGTTATGATAGTTAGAAAAGACAATGGAGTTGGTACAGTAGAGATTGGCGTCAAAGATTTTTTAGGTTATGATAAAGCTATTTCGCAATGCTTAAGTGATGATGAGATAAAATTATTAAGTGAAAAAGGAATTATGATTGAAAAGTTATATAATTCACCACAAGATATAGAATGGGCTTTTGATAATGATACTAAAGAATTATATATATTACAAGCTAGACCAATTACAACTTTAAAAGATAGTAAAGATACGACTGAAGTCAAGACCAATCTGAATGTTTTAGTTAAAGGTTTATCTGCATCACCAGGTATAAGTAGTGGAAAAGTTATAAAGATAAAAGATATTAATGAGATTTCTAGAGTTAGAGAAGGAGATATATTAGTTACTGTAATGACTAACCCAGATATGGTACCAGCAATGAGGAAAGCTGCCGCTGTTGTTACAGATGAAGGTGGAAGAACTTGCCATGCTGCTATTGTATCAAGAGAATTAGGAATTCCATGTATTGTTGGTGCAAAAAAAGCAACAGAAGTACTAGAAGAAGGTATGATAGTTACTGTAGATGCAACAAGAGGAGTTGTTTATGAAGGTAAAGTATTGGGCACCGATGATGAGAATAAAAACAAAAAAACGGAAGGTATTAGTTTAAGTGAAGAAATACTATATAAATTAGCACCTATTACAGGTACTAAAATATATATGAACTTGGGGGAACCATCAATCATAAGTAAGTATAAAAACTTACCTTTTGATGGAATTGGGCTTATGAGGACGGAATTTATCTTTTCAAATTTAGTAGGAGCTCATCCTATGTATTTATTAAAAAATGGGATGGAAGATTATTTCATCGAGAAAATGGCAGAGGGAATAACTTTAGTAGCTCAAGAAGTATATCCAAAACCAATAGTAGTAAGGCTAAGTGATTTTAGAACTAATGAATTCCGTGGTTTGAAGGGTGGAGAAGAAGTAGAACCAATTGAAAACAACCCTATGATTGGTTGGAGAGGAGTTTCAAGATATATATCCTCTGAATATGAGAAAGGTTTTAGATTAGAATGTAAGGCATTAAGAAAAGTTAGAGAAGAATATGGATTAATAAATGTATGGGCTATGCTTCCTTTTGTAAGAACAACATGGGAATTACAGAAAGTAATGGAAATAATGGCTTCAGAAGGTTTAGAAAGAACAAATAACTTTAAAATTTGGATAATGGCAGAAGTTCCTTCTGTAATATTTGAAGCTGAAGAATTTGCTAAACTTGTTGATGGATTTAGTATAGGGAGCAACGATTTGACACAACTTATATTAGGTGCAGATAGAGATTCAGGAATTTTGAATAGTATGGGATATTTTGATGAAAGAAATCCAGCAGTTAAGAAGGCAATAAAGACATTAATAGAAGCAGCGCATAAATATGGTAAGACTGTGTCTATATGCGGTCAAGCTCCTTCACTATATCCTGAATTTGCTGAATTTCTAGTTAAGGAAGGAATTGACAGTATAAGTGTCAATCCAGATGTAGTTGATTATACAAGAAGATTAGTTGCACATGTTGAACAGAAAATTATTTTAAATAAAATTAGAAAGCTATAA
- a CDS encoding M14 family metallopeptidase, whose amino-acid sequence MKIIRFGTTGTEIMKIQAVLKKTGYYSGPIDGIFNINTKLSIKNFQKNRNLPITGEIDKATYYQIKRLILGYDYYIIQKGDTLFDIAEKYDTTVDKIITTNPNLIPYNLNIGEKIVVPYNIDIVDTNINYTYDILTDDIKGLLVRYPFLQSGSIGKSVLGRKLYYLKLGKGSNEVFYNGAHHSLEWITTPLLMKFIENFCKAYIQNKSIKGYNIREIFEKSSIYIVPMVNPDGIDLVLNGLDNNNPYYDDLIRWNNGSMDFSKTWQANIHGVDLNHNYNASWEESKKAEPLYGIYGPGPTRYSGPYPESEPESKSVADFTRKHDFRLVLAYHSQGEIIYWNYKNLATDEALKIGKKLSQVSGYSLAEAYGIASYAGYKDWFIKEYRRPGYTIEVGKGKNPLPISQFNKIYADNEELLLLAAII is encoded by the coding sequence ATGAAGATAATAAGATTTGGCACAACTGGAACTGAAATAATGAAGATACAAGCAGTTTTAAAAAAAACTGGCTATTACTCTGGACCTATAGATGGTATTTTCAACATTAATACTAAATTATCAATAAAAAATTTCCAAAAAAACAGAAATCTCCCTATCACAGGAGAAATTGATAAAGCTACTTACTACCAAATTAAAAGATTAATTTTAGGTTATGATTACTATATTATACAAAAAGGAGATACACTATTTGATATTGCTGAAAAATATGATACAACTGTTGATAAAATCATTACAACTAATCCAAACTTAATACCTTATAACTTAAATATTGGTGAAAAAATAGTAGTTCCTTATAATATTGATATTGTTGATACTAATATAAATTACACCTATGATATTTTAACAGATGATATAAAAGGCCTTTTAGTTAGGTATCCTTTCTTACAATCAGGTAGTATTGGTAAAAGTGTACTTGGTAGAAAGCTTTATTATTTAAAATTAGGTAAAGGTAGTAATGAAGTGTTTTATAATGGTGCTCACCACTCATTAGAATGGATAACCACTCCACTACTAATGAAATTTATTGAGAATTTTTGTAAAGCATATATCCAAAATAAATCTATTAAAGGTTATAATATTCGAGAAATATTTGAAAAAAGCAGTATTTATATAGTTCCTATGGTAAATCCTGATGGAATAGATTTAGTACTGAATGGATTAGATAATAATAATCCTTATTACGATGATTTAATTAGATGGAATAATGGAAGTATGGATTTTTCTAAAACATGGCAAGCTAATATACACGGTGTAGACTTAAATCATAATTATAATGCTTCGTGGGAAGAGTCCAAAAAAGCTGAACCTTTATATGGAATCTATGGTCCTGGTCCTACAAGATACTCTGGTCCTTATCCAGAGTCCGAACCAGAATCCAAATCAGTTGCAGATTTTACTAGAAAACATGATTTCAGGCTCGTTTTAGCATATCACAGTCAAGGAGAAATAATCTACTGGAACTATAAGAATCTAGCCACAGATGAAGCATTAAAAATAGGAAAAAAACTGTCTCAAGTAAGTGGCTATTCATTAGCCGAAGCTTATGGTATTGCCAGCTATGCAGGATATAAAGATTGGTTTATAAAAGAATATCGGAGACCAGGATATACAATAGAAGTCGGAAAAGGAAAAAATCCACTTCCTATATCTCAATTTAATAAAATATACGCCGATAATGAAGAACTGCTGCTATTAGCAGCGATAATATAG
- the ndk gene encoding nucleoside-diphosphate kinase codes for MERTLVIIKPDGVKRGLIGEIISRYERKGFKILDAKLIRADRKILEQHYAEHKGKDFFEKLVAYMMEGPVMVMIIEGEDAIEIIRNMNGHKDPKKALPGTIRGDYANSVTKNIVHASDSIEAAIREINIWFK; via the coding sequence ATGGAGCGAACATTAGTTATTATAAAACCAGACGGTGTTAAAAGGGGGCTGATAGGCGAGATAATAAGTAGATATGAAAGAAAAGGTTTTAAAATCTTAGATGCAAAGCTAATAAGAGCTGATAGAAAGATTTTAGAGCAGCATTATGCAGAGCATAAGGGTAAAGATTTTTTTGAAAAACTAGTTGCCTATATGATGGAAGGGCCTGTAATGGTAATGATTATAGAAGGTGAAGATGCAATAGAAATAATAAGAAATATGAATGGGCATAAAGACCCTAAGAAGGCATTACCTGGAACTATTAGAGGAGATTATGCAAATAGTGTAACTAAAAATATAGTACATGCATCTGATAGTATAGAAGCTGCAATAAGAGAGATAAATATATGGTTTAAGTAA
- a CDS encoding carbon-nitrogen hydrolase family protein — translation MDRFKIGLCQLLVSEDKKQNIKKAKEMINRAVDMGAELVVLPEMFNCPYNNSYFPKYAEKYPDGETIKMLSEVSKKRGIYLIGGSIPEKDDKGNIYNTSFVFDKKGNIIGKHRKIHLFDVDVEGGISFRESDVLSRGDSLTIVDTEYGKIGVAICYDIRFPELFRLMALKGVKVIIVPAAFNMTTGPAHWELLFRMRALDNQVYMIAVAPARNESASYVSYGNSIVTDPWGGIVGKLDEKEGILIKEIDLKRVEKIRKQLPILKHLRKDLYQINLQK, via the coding sequence TTGGACAGATTTAAAATAGGGTTATGTCAATTATTAGTTAGTGAAGATAAGAAACAGAATATAAAAAAAGCAAAAGAAATGATAAATAGAGCAGTTGACATGGGAGCTGAACTCGTTGTATTACCTGAGATGTTTAACTGCCCTTATAATAATAGTTATTTTCCTAAATATGCAGAAAAATATCCAGATGGGGAAACTATCAAAATGTTATCAGAGGTTTCTAAAAAAAGAGGTATTTACTTAATAGGAGGTTCTATACCAGAAAAAGACGATAAAGGTAATATATATAATACGAGCTTTGTTTTTGATAAAAAAGGTAACATTATCGGCAAACATAGAAAAATACATCTATTTGATGTAGATGTTGAAGGCGGAATTAGTTTTAGAGAATCAGATGTATTGAGCAGAGGGGATAGTTTAACTATTGTAGATACGGAATATGGGAAAATAGGTGTGGCAATTTGCTATGATATTAGATTTCCTGAATTGTTTAGATTGATGGCTCTAAAAGGTGTCAAAGTTATAATTGTGCCAGCTGCATTTAATATGACAACTGGACCTGCTCATTGGGAATTGTTGTTTAGAATGCGAGCATTAGATAATCAGGTTTATATGATAGCTGTAGCACCAGCTAGAAATGAAAGTGCATCGTATGTATCGTATGGGAATTCAATTGTAACTGACCCTTGGGGAGGTATAGTAGGTAAATTAGATGAAAAAGAAGGAATTTTAATTAAGGAAATAGATTTAAAAAGAGTAGAAAAGATTAGAAAACAATTACCTATACTGAAACATTTGAGGAAAGATTTATATCAGATAAATTTGCAAAAATAG